The nucleotide window CGTCGGCACTCAACTCCGGCGCGACGGCGAAATCCGCGGCCGGCAGCGGTGGCGACGCCGGTATGGCCTGCGCGCCGCCATCTGCGAGCGCGGCGCCCGCGCCAACTTGCGCGTCCGCTGACGACGCATCGGCGGCCGATGCTGCCGACGCGGGTTGCGGCGCTTGGGCTATCGCATCCGCCGGCGCCGCGGAAGGGGCCGAAGACGTCGACCGGGAGGAAGCGGAAGCAGGTGTGCCCGTGGCGTCGGAGGTGGTGGAAGTGGTGGAAGCGGCGGCACGCGACGCCGCCTCGCGATCGACCGTGGCGGCGACGGCACCCGGGTCGGCGCCTGCGAACAGGGCAATCGGATCGGTGGCGGCGCCCGGGTCCGGTGTCACCGGCTCGGGTGGCGGCGGGGGCGGCACGAGATACTGAGGCGACAGGCCGCGATCCCACAATCCGTAGGACACGGCATTCCGCTCAGTGAAACACGGCGGATTGGGATCCGAAAACAAGGATTGTGCGTGCGCGCCCACCGGGAGTCCGGCAACCAGGCACGCGGCCAGCAGGAGGCGACTCCGCACGACCGGCTTTACCGACATTCGACACCTGAAAATCCCGCCCCACGCTGGCGCCGTCCCTCGGCGTTGTGCACCGGTTCCGACACGAGAGGCGATATAGCGACAAGCCGGTATTTTACGTCGATCGCCTATCGCCCCGCCAGCCAGAAAACATCAGAAATCGCCGGGAACTCTTTCTCCATATTGCCACTCATATCGCGTGACTTCCCCTGTAGTGATTTTTGCCCGCCCCGCGCGGGCATTTTTATTAAAAAAGCCCGGGAAATGATTCCCGGGCAATGGTCGATCGTCATGGAGGGACGATCGAGGGGGGCCGACGGGTGCCTCGCCAAGGTCGCGCGGCACCGAAATCTTCGGGACGTCGCCCGGCGCGGCTTACTTCTTCTTGCCGCCCTTGCTGCCGCCCGCCAGATACCGCTCGTTGTACTCATCCATGAGTTTGCGCACCGTCGCGCCGATCTGGATGTAGTCGGGCTCGTTCAGGTTGGCAAGCGACACGCGGCCCGACGGGTGGAGTGTGCCGAAGCCTCTCCCGGGCAGCAGCACGACGCCACTTTCCTTGGCGAGACGGAACAGCACCTCCGACGGATCGATCGTCTTCATGAACCAATCGACGAAGCCCTTGCTGTAGATCTTCGTGCCCAATACCTCGAGATCGAGAATGTTGTAGTAGTCGACTGCGTTCGGCCCTGTCTCCTCCGTGATGCCGGCCGCGCGATACATAACGGCCTTGCGCCGGCGGATGATGCGCTTGACGGCGTGCTTGTAGGCTTCCGGCTCGTCCATCAGGCAGAACAGCGAGAAGAGCGCCATCTGCACCTGCTGCGGCGTCGACAGTCCGGCGGTGTGGTTGAGCGCCACGGCGCGGCTGTCAGCCACCAGACGGTCGATGAACTTGAGCTTTTCGGGTTCGGTCGTGATCGATGAGTAGCGGGCGTTGAGGCCCTCGCGCTGCGCCTTGGGCAGCTTGGCGATCCTGTCGTCGAGCAGATTCTTCTCGTGGGTGGCGATCGCGCCCAGGCGCCAGCCCGTCGCACCGAAATACTTTGAATACGAGTAGACGAGAATGGTGTTGTAAGGCGCGATGGCGAACAGCGAGCGGAAGTCGTCTGCAAACGTGCCGTAAACGTCGTCGGTAAGGATGATGAGATCCGGGCGCTTCTTGACGATGCCGGCCAGATGTTCGAGCGAGGCGTCGTCGAGCTTGACCGACGGCGGGTTGCTCGGATTCACCAGGAAGAATGCCTTGATCTTCGGGTCGAGCAGCTTGTCGAGCTCCTTCTTCGAGTATTGCCAGCCCAGCGCCGGATCGGCGTTCAGGTTCACCTCGTGCAACTGATAGTCCGCCAACTCCGGAATCTCGATGTACGGCGTGAAGATCGGCATGCCCAGCGCGATGGCGTCGCCCGCCTGCAGCAGATGGTTCGTCTTGAGTGTGTTGAACAGGTACGTCATGGCCGCCGTGCCGCCTTCGACCGCGAACACGTCGAAGTTGCCCACGAACGGGTGCTTGCCGACCATCTCCCGGCGCAGGTATTTCGCGGCGATCTTCTCGGTGTTGCGAAGCATGCGGTCAGGCACCGGGTAGTTGCAGCCGAGAATGCCGTGCACCATCTCCGTGAGGAAGTCTTCGACGACGAGCCCCATCTGGTCGCGGACATACGAGATCGCCTTCTCGAGAAACTTCACGCCCGGCGCGTGCTGATTCTCGCGCGCGAAGTCCAGCCAACGGGCCTCGACGCCCTTGCCCGGCGGAATGCCGCCGACGCCTTCGGGCATGTAGGTGAACTGGCGCTGCGCCTCCGACAGCGCGAACAGGCCCAGTTGGAAGAAGCCGTGACGCGGTTCGAGCGCGAGGAAATTCGGGTTGCCGCGGCCGGCGTTCAGCATCGAGCGCTGCGCGCCGTTGTCCTGCGCGAGTTCGATCAGCGTGTCCTTGAATTCGAACGGGCTGAGTTTGGCGAGTGCGTCGAGTTCCTTCGATTTCATAGCAATTTCTCCATGAACAACCAGTAACAACCGATGACGAATCCGTCGCAAGGGCCTGACGCGTGCGTCAGGCCGGGGGAAGACGACGGACGATCCGGGCGAATGTCCTCACGGCATCCGGCCTTGGGCCCGCCGCTAGGCGAGCGACACGACCAGCGGTCCGAGCAGCGTGAGCAGCACGTTGGCAATGGCATACGTAATGGCGAACGGCACCGTCGGTATGTTGCTCTCGGCTTTGTCGAGAATCTCGCCGAAGGCGGGGTTCGCACTGCGCGACCCCGACAATGCGCCGGCCAGAATGGCGACGTTGTCGTAGCGCAGCACGTAGCGCCCGAACAGGTACGTGAGCAACAGCGGCACGATGGTGACGATGACGCCGGCGATAAAGATCGACACACCGCTTTGCTGCAGCGTCTGCCACGCCTGCGCGCCGGCGGAAAGCCCCACGCAGGTCACGAACGTGGCCAGACCTAGTTCCTTGAGCAACGAACTCGCCGCGAGCGGCATGGCGCCGAACGTCGGGTGCTTGCCGCGCAGCCATCCGAACACCAGCCCCGCGAGCAGCGCCCCACCACCGCTGCCGAGCGTGAGCGGAATACCGCCGACCTTGACGACGATGTAGCCGATGAGCAAACCGACCACGATGCCGATGCCCATGTACACATAGTCGGTCTTCACGGAATAGGCCACGGGATAGCCGGCCTCCTTCGCGGCGCGTTGCACGTCGCTGTCGGCGCCGTATAGGGTCACCACGTCGCCGTGGTACACAACGGTGTCGTCGAGCACGGGCACGGGCTGTCCCATGCGCATGATCTTCGCGATGTACACGCCGTGCTTGACGTCGCGCTCGACGCCCGCCTTGAGTTCGCCCAGCGTCTTGCCGTTGCCGCCCTTTCGGGCGAACACCACCTCCTGCATGCGCAGCGCGATATCGAGGTCCTGCGACGGGCGCTGCTCGTCGCCGAGCAGGCGCCACGCGTCGGTGGCGGCCTCGCGGCGCCCGATGAGCATCACGTCGTCGCCCGCCTCGAGCACCAGATCGTCGGTCGCGATGATGATCTTGCCCTTGCGCCGCAGGCGCTCGATGGTCACGCCGTCGGTCAGCTGCTTCTCGACGTCGATCACCCGCTTGCCCGCGCCGGTCGTCACCCGATACACGCGACCGACGAGCGCCGGCAGCGAATCGACCTGATCGGCCGACAGCACGGCACGTCCGCCGGCCATCGCGAGCTCGGCCTTCTTCGCGTCTTCCTTGAGCGTTCGGCCCATGAGCCTGGGCACAAGCGACGCGCACACAATGATCGCCCCCAGGCTGCCGAAGATGTACGTCACGGCGTAGCCGATGGCCACCTCCGACTGCAGCCGCTTGACTTCGTCGACCGACAGGCCGAGGCGCGAGATGGCATCGCCCGCCGTGCCGATGATGGCCGATTGCGTAAGTCCCCCCCCGGCCACGCCTGCGGCAAGCCCCTTGTCGAAGCCGAAGAGCTTCGCGCAGATGAGCACCGTGACGAGGCCCGACGCCGCGAGGAACACCGCCATGGCGATCTCGCGCAGCGTCTTGCGCGAGAGCGAGCTGAAGAACTGCGGGCCGCTCTCGTAGCCCACGGCGTAGATGAACAGCGCGAACATGATGCTCTTCACACCCGCGTCCACCGAAATGCCGATCTGGGAGACGACGACGGCCACCAGCAGCGAGCCGCCAACGCCTCCCAACTGGAACGAGCCGAATTTGATCGCCCCGATGGCGTACCCGAGGGCGAGCGACAGAAAGATCGCGACCTCCGGGACATGATTGAGAATCGAATGTACTAGTTCCACCGCAGAACCTCCGTCAAGAAATGGGGGCGGCGCGCGGCGCGCCCCGGATCGTGTCCGTGAGGCCGTCGTTTGCCGATGAATTCTTGCGTCCTTCCCTGCTTGCCCCGCACACCGGGATGCGTTGTCGAGGCTTGAACCGTGCGACGTGGCCGACGATCAACGCGCGAACTGATGGGCCACGAATACCACCGCCGGCCCCATGAGCGGCAGCAGCACATTCGACAGTGCATAGGTCACCGTGTATCCCACCACCGGCAATGCGCTGTCCGCCGTTTGCACCACCGCGCTGATCGCGGGCGTGCTCGCCTGCTGACCCGCAATCGCACCGATCAGAATCGGCCCGTCGATGCGCAGCAGCTTGTGGCCGACCCAGAGCGACACCAGCGCGGGCACGAGCGACACGCAGATCCCGATGACCGGCAACGCCAGCCCGTGCTCGCGCAGCAATACGGCCGCCTGGGGTCCGGCCGACAAGCCGACGCACACCACGAAGACGGCCAGACCGAGATCCTTGAGCAATTCGTACGCTGCCGGCGGAAACGTACCCCATGTCGGACGCCGCGAGAGCAGCCAGCCACTGGCCAGTCCGCTGAGCAACGCGCCCCCGCCCGAGCCAAGGGTCATCGGAACACCGCCGATGCGCACCGACAGATGGCCGATGCACAGGCCCACGATCAACGCGAGCCCCACGAACACGAGACTCGTCTTGTTACCGTGCGGCACCGGCTTGCCGAGCACCTCGCCAGCGCGCTCGACATCGCTTTGCAGCCCCTGCAGCGTCACGACGTCGCCAATCTGCAGCGCGATCTTTCCGAGCGAGGGCAATTGCAGGCCCATGCGCTTCACGGACTTGACGAAGACGCCGTGGCGCACCTCCAGCGGCGCTTCGCGGCGCAATTCGGCGACCGTACGTCCCTCGGCGGCCTTGTTCGTCATGACATAGTCGCGCTCGACGAGCACGATCTCGTTGGTCTGCGTACCCGCCACTTCCGGGCCCACGAGCGCATGCGCTTCGAGCATGGCGTCGCGGCGCCCGACGAGAAGCAGTTCGTCGTCCACCTCCAGCACGAGCGGCTGGGCGACCGCCACCGCCGACGCGGCGCGCCACACGCGCTCGACCGCCACCCGCCCTTCGAACGCGCCTTCGACGGCCGCCACGGTCAGGCCGGGATGCGCGACGCGATAGCTGCGCCCCACCAGATCGGGAGCGGCAGGCGCCCCGAGCGTGTCGCCGTTGTCCTCGTCCATCTCGCGCGCGAGCCGCGCGCTGTCCTGCTTGAGATCGATACCCAGCAACTTCGGCGCCAGCAAATTGGTGAAGAGCACGATCGTGATCAGACCGAAAACGTAGGTAAGCGTGTAGGCCGTCACCACGTTCGCCTGCCAGGTGCTGAAATTGTCCGGCGCGAGGCCGAGGCGGTTGAGCGCTTCGATGGCCGTGCCCACCATCGCCGACTCGGTCGCGGCACCCGCCGCGAGACCGCCGGCCGTGCCCGGATCGAGCCCCAGCACCTTCACCGCGATCATCACGATGCCGAACACGAACACCACTTCGATTATGGAGAGCACGCCGAAGCGCAGCCCGCGCAGGTTCAGGTTCTCCACGAACTGAGGCCCGGCGGAAAAACCCATCGCGAAAATGAAAAGGGCGAATGCAAAATCCTTGAGCGACCCCTCTGCCATGCAGCCGGTCTGCCCGACAAGCAGCGCAACGAGCAACGCACCGCACACGCCACCGAGCTGAATCGGGCCAAGCCTGATGCGTCCGAGCCACTGGCCCAGCACCACACAGACGAACACGGTGATCAACGGCACGGCATCGAACAGCGGAATCGAACACTGCATACAGGCTCCTGCCTAAGGTGCACGATGAATCCCCGGGGGATCCACAACCGACGATACGACGAGCTTCGCAACGCAACCGGCTCACACCGGGCTTCCTGGTGCGGGTCGGGTCAGGGAAAATTCAGAAGACGACAGATCCCATGTCGCGCGACATGCGGATCGAGACAGCAGACCGGTATCTCCGGCCTAACCAGCTTGAGCATTGCACCTCGGCGTGAATCCGCCGGGCAATGTTGTGGGAACCACGAGATACCGGGAGACGAGGCGTATCCGGCAAAGGACACTTCGGTCAAAGCGTACGACGTTCATAGCGGATCCCAAGACGTTGAGACAACCCGATAATCGATGACGCTCGCCCCCTCCCGGAAGCCTTCAGGCGATACACCTCCAGTCACATGCGACGCATTGCAGTACTTTGCGCACATGCGCGATTCGCGCAACGGAACACATCAGTAATAAAAATTACGCGATCTGCGACTGTTCCGCGTTTCGTGGCGACGCGGTGTCGGCATAGTGTTGTTCAACGCTCTGGACGTGTCAATATGTTTCGCGTAACAAGCGCGCCGCGTGCGTGTCGATTGCTGTACGCATCGCGTTGAATTGGAATACTGACTAATATTCGTGCCCCCATAGGACCGCGCCGAGATGTCGATGAAGTCGATGAAGTCGCGGCACAGCGGTATCGGAAAGTTCGGTCGGCGGTCCGGGGGCGTCGTCCGCGAGGGTGAAAACGCTTCAAACAGGCGACTGACTGCGACGCCCTGTCACAGCCTTGTCACGCACGCATCGAATGCGCGTCGGAAGCCAGCGGGAGGCACATCATTCGGGTGCGCGAATTTCGTGGATCGTGCCCGGGCCCCAGCCGCTGCGATCCCACTTGCCCTCACGCAACGTCCATTGATGCTCGCCGGTTTCTTCCCAGTGCGGGGCGGTGTAGCGCATGCCGGGACGCCTGGCTTCCATGTGACCGTCGACCCAGTCGTAGCGGCCGTCTTTCCATTGCCAATACCCCGGCACCCAGAACTGCCCTTTCGGTGCGGCGGGGGGATTCTCGAAGCGCGGCGGCGGCGGGCCTCGCTGCAACGTGACATCGGCGAGCACGGGCAGGCTCGCCAGACACAATACGACAGCCAGCGCGTGGCGACGATGCACGCGTGACGTCGCGGCGCGCAGGACGCGTGTCGACAATGTCTGGAACGAGGAGCGCAGGGGGAACACGGTAGACAGGGTAGACGCGGGGGACGCTGTGGATGCAGAGGCGGACGAAGACGCACACACGGTGGGGAGCGACGCAGACGACATACGCACACGGTCAATGATGGCGAGGAAGTTATGCATTGTACCGCCCGGACTTTATAATCGGGCGCACGCACAACCTGCCGCCGCGCGCGGCTTCCGACGGGGCCGCCATGAACGGTCGCCGCACCGACATCCCATGAACCCTGCCCCCGCGGCCGCCGGTCACCGGCAATTGCTTCGCCTGGCGCTGCCGATCGTGCTCGCCAACCTCACCCAGCCCCTGCTTTCGGCCGTCGACACGGCGGTCGCCGGTCATCTGCCGGGGCCGGCCTATCTGGGCGGCGTTGCGCTCGGGGCACTGCTGCTGAACCTGATCTTCTGGGGCTTCTCGTTTCTGCGCATGGGCACCACCGGCCTCGCCGCGCAGGCATTCGGCGCACGCGACGCCCAGGGACTGCGCGACACCCTCGCCCGCGCGCTGGCGCTCGCGTTCCTCATCGGCGCGGCGCTGCTCCTGCTGCGTCATCCGCTCGTATCGCTCGGCGTGTCGTGGCTCGGCGGCAGCGAGCAGGTCCAGTCGCTCGCACGCGAATATGCGAGCATCCGCATCGTCGCCGCACCGCTCGCCCTGGGCAACTACGTCGTGCTCGGCTACCTGCTGGCGTGCCAGCGCGTGCGCCAGGGCCTGGCAGTGCAGGTATTTATCAATCTGGTGAACGTCGCGGCCGTGCTGGTCCTGGTGCGCGGCTTCGATCAGGGCGTGGCAGGCATTGCCACGGCCACGGCGCTGGCCGATGTCCTGGGCTTCGCCCTGGGCGCCTGGTTGCTGTGGCGCTCGCGCACGCCCGGACTGGCGCCGCTGCGCCTGGCCACGCTCACGGAGCGCAGCGCCCTGTGGCGTCTGTTGCGCCTGAATGTCGATATCTTCCTGCGAACGCTGTTCCTGCAACTGGCGTTCGCCTGGTTCGCCCGGGTCGGCGCCCGGCTCGGCGACACCACCCTGGCGGCCAACGCCCTGTTGCTGAACTTCCAGACGTTCATGGCCTACGGTCTCGACGGCTTCGCGCATGCGGCCGAAGCGCTGGTCGGCGCCTACGTGGGCGCGCGCGAACGACAGGCATTGCTGCACGCGATCCGGCTGTCGCTGGGTTGGGCGCTGGCGTGCGCGAGCGGTTTCGCACTGGTCTATGCCGTAGCGGGCGGTGCGATCATCGACGCCCTCACCGACCAACCGGTGCTGCGCGAGACCGCGCGCGAATTCCTGCCGTGGGCCGTGCTCTCGCCGATCGTCGCCGTGTGGTGCTTTCAGCTCGACGGCGTGTTCATCGGTGCGACCCGAACCCGCGAGCTGCTCACTTCGTCGCTGGTCGGCTTGCTGGTGTTCGGTGCGGTCATGCCTTTCACGCTCGACGTCTGGGGCAATCACGGCCTGTGGGTCGCGCTCATGGCGTTTCTCGCCACGCGCGGCATCGTGCTCGGCGCGCTGCTGCCGCGCATCTGGCGCGGCCTGCCGCATCGGTCCGCCTGACCGGTCGCAATGCCGCAAGCACGCGCGGCGCCTGCCTTGGCGCGGCGGGGTGGCGTCGGCTGCGGAGTCAGTCGACGCCAATGCACGCCAGTGCGGCGGCGTGCAAGTCCGCGTTGGCCGCGGCGAGCACGCGCCCCTGCGAGGTGAGCGTGAGCGGCTTGCCGTCCCAGTCGGTGATCACGCCGCCGGCCGCCTCGATGACGGGTGCCACGGCCAGATAGTCGTAAGTTTGCAGCCCCGCCTCCATGACCAACTCGATGTGCCCGCTGGCGAGCAGACCATAGGCGTAGCAATCGCCTCCGAAACGGCGCCGACTGACCGCCTTCGTCAACCGCTCGAAGCGCGCGTATTCGGCGGCATCGAAAATGTCGG belongs to Pandoraea pnomenusa and includes:
- a CDS encoding bifunctional aspartate transaminase/aspartate 4-decarboxylase gives rise to the protein MKSKELDALAKLSPFEFKDTLIELAQDNGAQRSMLNAGRGNPNFLALEPRHGFFQLGLFALSEAQRQFTYMPEGVGGIPPGKGVEARWLDFARENQHAPGVKFLEKAISYVRDQMGLVVEDFLTEMVHGILGCNYPVPDRMLRNTEKIAAKYLRREMVGKHPFVGNFDVFAVEGGTAAMTYLFNTLKTNHLLQAGDAIALGMPIFTPYIEIPELADYQLHEVNLNADPALGWQYSKKELDKLLDPKIKAFFLVNPSNPPSVKLDDASLEHLAGIVKKRPDLIILTDDVYGTFADDFRSLFAIAPYNTILVYSYSKYFGATGWRLGAIATHEKNLLDDRIAKLPKAQREGLNARYSSITTEPEKLKFIDRLVADSRAVALNHTAGLSTPQQVQMALFSLFCLMDEPEAYKHAVKRIIRRRKAVMYRAAGITEETGPNAVDYYNILDLEVLGTKIYSKGFVDWFMKTIDPSEVLFRLAKESGVVLLPGRGFGTLHPSGRVSLANLNEPDYIQIGATVRKLMDEYNERYLAGGSKGGKKK
- the aspT gene encoding aspartate-alanine antiporter; the encoded protein is MELVHSILNHVPEVAIFLSLALGYAIGAIKFGSFQLGGVGGSLLVAVVVSQIGISVDAGVKSIMFALFIYAVGYESGPQFFSSLSRKTLREIAMAVFLAASGLVTVLICAKLFGFDKGLAAGVAGGGLTQSAIIGTAGDAISRLGLSVDEVKRLQSEVAIGYAVTYIFGSLGAIIVCASLVPRLMGRTLKEDAKKAELAMAGGRAVLSADQVDSLPALVGRVYRVTTGAGKRVIDVEKQLTDGVTIERLRRKGKIIIATDDLVLEAGDDVMLIGRREAATDAWRLLGDEQRPSQDLDIALRMQEVVFARKGGNGKTLGELKAGVERDVKHGVYIAKIMRMGQPVPVLDDTVVYHGDVVTLYGADSDVQRAAKEAGYPVAYSVKTDYVYMGIGIVVGLLIGYIVVKVGGIPLTLGSGGGALLAGLVFGWLRGKHPTFGAMPLAASSLLKELGLATFVTCVGLSAGAQAWQTLQQSGVSIFIAGVIVTIVPLLLTYLFGRYVLRYDNVAILAGALSGSRSANPAFGEILDKAESNIPTVPFAITYAIANVLLTLLGPLVVSLA
- the aspT gene encoding aspartate-alanine antiporter produces the protein MQCSIPLFDAVPLITVFVCVVLGQWLGRIRLGPIQLGGVCGALLVALLVGQTGCMAEGSLKDFAFALFIFAMGFSAGPQFVENLNLRGLRFGVLSIIEVVFVFGIVMIAVKVLGLDPGTAGGLAAGAATESAMVGTAIEALNRLGLAPDNFSTWQANVVTAYTLTYVFGLITIVLFTNLLAPKLLGIDLKQDSARLAREMDEDNGDTLGAPAAPDLVGRSYRVAHPGLTVAAVEGAFEGRVAVERVWRAASAVAVAQPLVLEVDDELLLVGRRDAMLEAHALVGPEVAGTQTNEIVLVERDYVMTNKAAEGRTVAELRREAPLEVRHGVFVKSVKRMGLQLPSLGKIALQIGDVVTLQGLQSDVERAGEVLGKPVPHGNKTSLVFVGLALIVGLCIGHLSVRIGGVPMTLGSGGGALLSGLASGWLLSRRPTWGTFPPAAYELLKDLGLAVFVVCVGLSAGPQAAVLLREHGLALPVIGICVSLVPALVSLWVGHKLLRIDGPILIGAIAGQQASTPAISAVVQTADSALPVVGYTVTYALSNVLLPLMGPAVVFVAHQFAR
- a CDS encoding YXWGXW repeat-containing protein, which codes for MHRRHALAVVLCLASLPVLADVTLQRGPPPPRFENPPAAPKGQFWVPGYWQWKDGRYDWVDGHMEARRPGMRYTAPHWEETGEHQWTLREGKWDRSGWGPGTIHEIRAPE
- a CDS encoding MATE family efflux transporter, with translation MNPAPAAAGHRQLLRLALPIVLANLTQPLLSAVDTAVAGHLPGPAYLGGVALGALLLNLIFWGFSFLRMGTTGLAAQAFGARDAQGLRDTLARALALAFLIGAALLLLRHPLVSLGVSWLGGSEQVQSLAREYASIRIVAAPLALGNYVVLGYLLACQRVRQGLAVQVFINLVNVAAVLVLVRGFDQGVAGIATATALADVLGFALGAWLLWRSRTPGLAPLRLATLTERSALWRLLRLNVDIFLRTLFLQLAFAWFARVGARLGDTTLAANALLLNFQTFMAYGLDGFAHAAEALVGAYVGARERQALLHAIRLSLGWALACASGFALVYAVAGGAIIDALTDQPVLRETAREFLPWAVLSPIVAVWCFQLDGVFIGATRTRELLTSSLVGLLVFGAVMPFTLDVWGNHGLWVALMAFLATRGIVLGALLPRIWRGLPHRSA